The following nucleotide sequence is from Phycisphaerales bacterium.
GACTGAAGGAGAATCGAATGCCGCGTCTGATCGCTCGCCGCCGGGGCTTCACCCTCATCGAACTGCTCGTGGTGATCTCCATCATCGCGCTGCTCATCGGCCTGCTGCTGCCGGCCCTGTCGCAGGCGCGCGATGCCGGCCGCCGCGCGACGTGCCTGTCGAACATGAAGCAGATCGGGTACGGCATGCACTTCTACGCGAAGGACTACGACAGCTTCGTGCCGCGTGAGGGGCACTATTACGACCGACGGTACTCAAGTTGGAACCCGAACCTCTCGTCGAACATCCCCTGGCCGTTCGCGTTTCGTCCCTACGTGGACAAGACGCCCGGAGACTACTACACGCGCATGCAGCGCGGCGGGCAGGGCGACAAATTCGAGTTCCTGAGCGTGTACAAGTGCCCTTCGCATCCCCGCAAGGAGCACTACATCCAGTATGTGAACAACGGCATCAAGTTCGATCGCAGCGGAAACCGCGATGACCTTTGTCCAGCCACCCGCTACGAGGAGTTCCAACGTCCATCGACGACGCTCTACTTGTCAGAGTTCACGGACGACGAATCGGCGTCATTCGCGCAGAACAACTACGGCCCGGCATTCTCGAGTTACGGCGATCGCGGCGTCGCCTCGTGGTACGACATCTGGCGCGGCTTCCATATCAACGGACAGAATGAGAACTACGACACGGGCCGCCGCCTCTCCAAAAACCGCCACAAGACAGGGTCGAACTGCCTCTTCACTGACAGCCATGCTGAACTGATCAAGGACGACAGCATGGTCGAGAAGGACTCCTGGAACGACTGGACGCCCCGCTTCTAGACCTGCAGGCTTGTGAACATGCATCGCGCCACTCGCGGACGATCCGGTTTCACGCTGATCGAACTGCTCGTCGTCGTTTCGCTGATCGCGCTGCTCATCGCGCTGCTCCTGCCGGCGCTGGCGCAGGCGCGGCGGGCGGCGCAGCGGACGGGTTGCCTCTCCAACCTGCGGCAGATCGGCTGCGGCATCCAGTTCTACACCCGCGACTTCAACGACTTCGTGCCGCGCGAAGGGCACTACTTCGACCGGGCGGCGCCGTCGTGGGCTCGGAAGCCCGCTTCGAGCATTCCGTGGGCGTTTGCCTTTCGCCCCTATGTCGATCCATCGTCTCCTGGCGACTACTACAAGCGCATGCAGCGCGGCGGCGAAGGGGACCGCTTCGAATTTCTGAGCGTGTACAAGTGCCCCTCGCACCCACGGCGCGAGCACTTCATCCAGTACGCCGTGAACGGAATCAAATTCGACCGCACCGGCGGGCGCGATGAACTGGCCACGGCCACCACGCTCGACGAGTTCCGCCGGCCCGCCGAGACGATTTACCTGTCCGAATTCACCGATGACGAGTCGGCATCTTTTGCCGCCAACGCTTACGGGGTGGCGTACACGAACTGGGGCGACCGGGGCGTGGCGTCGTGGTACGACTTCTGGGAAGGCGTCCACATCAGTTCGCCGCTCGAGAACTACGATCGCGGCCGGCGCCTGTCGAGCAATCGGCACGGCAGCGGCTCGAACGCGCTGTTTGCAGACGGGCACGCCCGGCTCATCGACGCGGAGGTGCTGGTGACGCGAGACGCGTGGAACGACTGGACGCCGCGCTTCTGAACTAGAGATGCGGGCGTTTCCCGGCGTCCCCGCCGCCGCCGTCGGCGGCTACGATTGCGCTCCATGGGCACGATCACGATCAACGGCAAGCCGTGCGCGTTTGAGGGCGCTCCTTCGATCCTCCAGGTGGCGCTGGACAACGGCATCGACATCCCCCGCTACTGCTACCACGAGGGGCTCAGCGTGGTCGCGTCGTGCCGCATCTGCCTGGCCGAAGTCTGGGCGCCCAACCCGAAGTCCGGCCAGCTCGAGGCGATTCCGCGCCTGCTGCCGACCTGCCAGACGCCCTGCGGCGACGGGCAGCTGGTCCGCACCGACAGCCCCAAATCGATCGCCAACCAGAAAGCGGTGATGGAGTACCTGCTCATCAACCACCCGCTGGACTGCCCGATCTGCGACCAGGCCGGCGAGTGCTACCTGCAGGATTACTCCTACGAATACGGCCGAGGCGAATCCCGCTTTGAAGAGGCGAAGATCAAGCAGCCCAAGAAGGACGTCGGGCCGCACATCTACCTCTACAGCGACCGCTGCATCATGTGCAGCCGGTGCGTGCGCTTCACGCGCGAAGTGACGGGAACGGCGGAGCTGTGCGTCGTCGGGCGCGGGGCCGCCGAGCAGATCGACCTGTTTCCGGGCAAGGCGCTGGACAACGAACTTTCGGGCAACGTGGCGGACATCTGCCCGGTTGGCGCGCTGCTCGACAAGGATTTCCTCTTCGCCCAGCGCGTCTGGCTGCTCACGAAGACACCGAGCATCGACGGCATCACCGCGTCGGGCGACAACATCTCCATCGAACACAACGACGGGCGGATCTACCGCGTCAAGCCGCGGCGCAACCTCGCCGTCAACAAGTGGTGGATCAGCGACGAGGTGCGCTACGGCTGGGACTTCGTCCACCGCGACGATCGCATCAACGAGCCGCGGCGCGCGCAGTACGGCGACCAGGTGAGCACGAGCTTCACCGCGGCTTATGACGAGATCCACGACCGGCTCTCGACGGTCGTCGCGGGCGGCGGCAAGGTGGCGGCGCTCATCAGCCCGATGCTGCCGTGCGAAGAGGCGTATCTCATGGGCAAGTGGATGCGCGGGCTGTGCAGCGAGCCGGTCCAGCCGATCCTGGGCGTCGGGCCGGTGCCGGTCAGCGGCGAAGAGAAGACGTTTCCGCCGGGCGCTTCGCCTTCGGATAAGAACGCGTTCACCATCCGCGCCGAGAAAGCGCCAAATGCGCGCGGCGTGCGGCGCGTGCTCAAGGGATTCAACCGGCTCGACGGCGACACCGCCCAGCCGCCGGAGTTTGAGCAGTGGCTGGCGGCGATCAAGAACGCCGAGGCGGTGGTCTTGACGGGCAACTATCCCAGCGAATGGGTAACCAAGGACCTCGCCAAGGCCCTGAGCCGCAAGTTCGTCGTGCTCATCGACACGTTGCCCAATGACTTCACGGCCAAGGCGAACGTGGTGCTGCCCGGCGCGACATGGGCGGAAAAGAGCGGGACGTTCGAAAACGTGAACGGCCTGCTGCAGACATTTGAGCAGGCGATTCCGCCGCGCGAGCGCTGCCGGAGCGAAGGGCAGATCTTCAGCGACCTGCTGGCCCGCCGCGCTGCGGGCGCCAACGGCCACGGCCTGCCGCGCTACAACGCCGCGACGGTGCGAGAGGAGATGGCGCGCGAGTTGCAGTTGACGGAATTCACGACGGATGTGCACGCGCCCCTCGCGGGCTCGTTCATCGAATCAGACATGGAACTCGTCGACCTGTAGCAACGAGTTGACCTCGCATGAAGCCGAACACACTGATCATCCGGGCGGCGGGAACGAACTGCGATCGCGAGCTCGCGCACGCCTTTGACAGTGCCGGCGCCGCAACGCAGTTGATCCACCTCAACGTGCTCATGGACCAGCCGGAGCTGCTCGACCGCTTCGATCTGCTCGGCGTGCCGGGCGGGTTCAGTTACGGCGACGACGTGGCAGCCGGGAAGATCCAGGCGCTGCTCATGAAAGAGCGGCTGTATCCGGCGTTGCGGCGCTGCATCGAGCGCGGCGTGCCGATCTTTGCGCCGTGCAACGGTTTTCAGGCGCTGGTCAAAATGGGCCTGCTGCCGGGCCCGGCGCGCGGGCAAGCCTGGCCGACCGACCGGCCCCCGGCGCAGAGCGTCACGCTGCTGGACAACGCCGGCGGGTGCTTCATCGACCGCTGGGTCAACGTCGAAATCGAGCCGCAGTGCCCGTGCATCTGGACGCAGAAGCTCGATGACGTCGGCGGCGAACTGGTCCTGCCCATTGCGCACGGCGAGGGGCGCTTCATCGCCGACCCCGACACGCTCGCGGCGCTCGAAGCGGAGCACTTCATCGCGCTGCGCTACGCCGAGGGGCACAACGTAAACGGCTCAATGAACCGCATCGCCGGCATCTGCGACGCCAGCGGGCTGATCTTCGGCCTCATGCCGCATCCGGAACGGTTTACCCGGTGGATTCAGCACCCCCGCTGGACGCGGCTGGATCAATCGGCCCTTTCGGGTACGCCGCTCGGACTGGCGATGTTCCGCAATGCCGTGCGCCACGCCCAGGCGCAGCGCGTGTAACGCCCGGTCAGGCCGTGGCGGCCGGTGTGGGCGGAGTCTGCTCGCGTTCAGCGGTTTCTCGCTCGACCTGCTGCGACGGATAGACGATGCGTGCATGTCGAATGGCGCAGAGCGACTTGATGATCGAGTCTTCGATCAGCGTGAGTTCGCGCAGCGTCAGGTTGCACTCGTCAAACTGATGGTCGAGCAGGCGCTTCTGCCCCATGCTTCGGACGAGTTGCTCGATGCGCGTCGGCGAGAAGTCTGGCAGAGCGCGCGACGCCGACTCGGATGCGTCGGCGAGCATCACGATCGCCACTTCTTTGGTGCGCGGCCGCGGACCGGGGTAGCGATAGGCCACTTCGTTCACGTCGTCGTGCGTCTTGCCCGACTCGGCCCGCTCCTTGGCGACCTGGTAGAAGTACTCGACGAGCGTCGTGCCGTGGTGGGCTTCGATGAAGTGGTGGATCGGCTTGGGCAAACCCCACTCGCGGGCCATTTCCAGGCCGTCTTTGACGTGGCCGACAATGAGCAGCAGGCTCATGGCCGGGCTGAGTTTCTCGTGGCGGTTGAGCCCGTCGTCCTGGTTCTCGACGAAGTACTGCGGCTTGCTCATCTTGCCGATGTCGTGGTAGAGTGAGCCGACGTAGGTCAGCAGCGAATTGGCGCCGATCGCTTCGGCGGCGGTCTCGGCGATGGTGGCCACCTGCAGCGAGTGGTTCCAGGTGCCCGGGGCGCGCTGCTGGAGTTCACGCAGCAGTTCGTGCTTGGGGTCCCGCAGTTCGACAAGCGTCAGGCCGGTGGTGACGTCGAACACCCGCTCGATCGTCGAGAGAACGCCCAGCGCGAACACGCCGACGAGCACCCCTGCCGACGCGGCAAAGAGGCCGTCGTAGAGCGCTGCCTGCCAGAACGGCGCGGGCTCGGTCATCGGCAGCGACCAGATGGAGCGCAGAATCGCGCCCACGCCCAGCACCGCTCCGGTCATGACCCCGGCACGCACCAGCGTGTGCCGGTCGCGGATGTCGCGCAGGCACGCGACGATGACGCAGGAGCCGACCACGAGCAGGATCAGGGCGCTGATGCGCAGATCGAGGGCAAAGCACACGATCAGCGCGTGAATGGCGCTGACGCCGATGGCCATCTGCCGGCCGAAAGCGACGTGCACGATCACCGTAAGCAGCAGCGTCGGCGCCAGAATCGCCAGCACCAGTGCTTGCGGCATGGCGCGGGCCGCCAGGACGGTCAGCAGCAGCGCGGCGACGCTCATGACCGACATCGACAGCAGGTGTCGCGGGCGGTTGAGCACCGTCGAGTAGAAGATCGAGAGATACGCTCCGAGCGATCCGGCGATGAGCGCCACCAGTCCGGCGATGCCAAGGCGGCCGATCCAGCGCGGCAGCGCCTGCAGATTGTCGAGATAGGCGGCGTGCTCGGCGGTCACGAGTTGCACCTGCTCATTCGTCAGCCGTTCGCCCCTCGTGTAGAGCACTTCCCCGCGCTTGTGCGTGTTCCACTGGTTGGGCACGGCGTCGGCGTTGCGCCGGGCCGTCAGTTGCGTCGCCGCCTCGTCGAACTGGAACGTCGGCTGCTGCTCGGCGAGCAGCCGATGGAGAATCGGCGCCCGCAGCGGCTCGGGAAAGATGCGAATCACACTCTCGCGCACGCCTTCGGGGGCCTCGCCCTCTGCATCGACAAAATCGGAGACGGACACGGTCCGCGTCTCGCCGCTGGCCAGCCTGAGGTGAATGGGCACGGGGGTAAGCGTGGGCTCGAGCTGCCAGCGGTCGCTGTCGATGATGGGCCGGCGGTATACCGTGCGATCGAAGAACTGATCGACGAGCGACGACCACTCCGGCTTCGTCTCGCCGGTTTCGTCGGTGAACTGATGCAGCGCTCCCAACGCCTGCGGCGTCAGATTGAACGAGCGCACCAGCGTTTCATTCACTTCCGAGAGCGAAGCGCGGTTGGCGACGGCGCGCGGCAGGCCGAGAATCGACTGGCGCAGCGGCCCGGTCACCTTCTCGACCTCGGTGTAGATGCGCGGCGCCTGCTGCATCGCCACTTCCTTCTGGGCGCGCGTGCGGCTTTCGTCGAGGACGTTGAAGGACACGCGCGCGGCGAAGGTGTCGCGCATGATCAGGCCCGCGCTGAGCATCGCCTGGCCGCGCGACCAGACGATCAGGCTCGCCGCACCCAGTACATACAACGCCGCGATCCCCAGCGCAATGAGAATCTCGGGGCGGTCGCGCCATGTCGCGGGCGGGCGGCGATCGGCCGGCGAGCGCGTGCGGCGGAACTCCTCGCGCCGGCCGGGCAGTTGCGGCCGCCCGCCGCGGCGCGTCACGCGCGTGGTATTCGTGCGGGTCATGGCGCCACCTCGCTCTCGGCCGGCCGGCGCGGCGGACTCTCCGCAGGCCCGGCGCGGAAGGGCCGCTCGGGTTTGCTGGCCCGCGACACGGCTTCAGAGCCGTAGGCCTCGACAATCTGCTGCACGAGGCGGTGGCGCACGATGTCCTCGCGACCCAGCGCGACCGTCTCCACGCCTCGGATGCGGTGCAGGCGGCGAACCGCGTCGATGAGGCCCGATTGGCTCGGGTCATCCAGGTCCACCTGACTCGGATCGCCGGTCACGATGCACTTGCTGCGCCGGCCGGTGCGCGTGAGGAACATCATCATTTGAGAAATAGTGGCGTTCTGGGCTTCGTCGAGAATGATCGCGGCGTCGTTAAGCGTGCGGCCGCGCATGAACGCCAGCGGGATGATCTCGACCACGTCGTTGGCGATGAAGCGCTGCAGCGACTGGTAATCGAGCATGTCGCCCAGTGCATCGAAAAGCGGGCGCAGGTAGGGGTTGACCTTCTGCTGCAGATCACCGGGCAGAAAGCCGAGCCGCTCGCCAGCCTCGACCGCGGGCCGCGCTAGAACGAGGCGCTTCACGCGGCCGGTTTTGAGCATGTGCACCGCGGCGGCGACGGCGAGGTAGGTCTTACCCGTTCCGGCCGGTCCCACGCCGAAGACGAGGTCGTTGGTTCGTATGGCCTCGAGGTAGAGGTCCTGATTGGGCGTCTTTGGACGCACGGGCCGGCCGGAGGCGTAGACATTGATCAGGCCGTCCCACGCGGGCAGATCATCGCCCACGAGCGTTTCATCCACGCGCGGGGCTTCCGGTGCCGACACGATGGCCTCGAGCACTTGCTCGCGCGATAATGACTGGCGGCTCTGCGCCAGGCGCGCGAGATGTTCGACCACCGCGGCGGCCTTGTTGACCGCTGCCTCATCGCCCCGCAGGACGACGCGGCCGTCCTGGGCGGCCGTGATGTGAACACCCAGCGCTTCGCGGATCATCTTGAGGTTCCTGTCGGAGGAGCCGAGCAGGGTCGTGCGATCGATGCCTGGAGGAATCTTGAGCGTGCGTTCGAGCAACAGGTCCACTCCGTTCGCACCTGCCGGCGCGAAGTTCCTTCCGTCCGCCTCTGTGTCCCCATTGCGGGATGCCCATGATTCTAATCGGCTATCGGGGAGGGGGCGACGAATTCAATACGGACCGGCAACACTGCTCTGTTCGCTGTTCGTTTGGGGCTGCGCCGAGACCCAACGGGACTTCTACCAGGCGCCTCCACCCGAGCCCGCGGGCTGGTCTACAGCGAAGACCAGCGCGCAAGACCTGCCCAGCCAGGTTATTACGCTGCTCTCACGCGAGGGGTTCGAGCTGCACGTGGGCGAGTCGGCGCCGGCTTTCGTGCACGGCAGACTCCTCGAGGAGGGGAACGAAGCCGGTGAGATTCTGGTGATCAAGTACGACCCCCAATTGCCTGATCAGACCGCCGTGGAAGCACGGCTGGGCCTGCTGGGCCGGCCTGAGCGCGAGCGCCGCCTGGCGGAGGCGATCGCCGCGGGATTGACCCAGGCGCCGGCCGGCAGTGAACCGGCGCCACCAGTGCCCGGCCCGTGGAGCACCGCGACCATCACCGGCCGCTGGATCGATCTCGAGGCCGCCGTCAAGGGGGCTGGGGTGTCGGAACATTCGGTCGATCTCACAGTAGTGAGCGTGGACCGCTGGCGCTTTGCGGCACGTTTCACCCTGCGCACACTCGCCGCTGATGAGGGAATGTTGATCGTCACCGGCGACCGGGAAAGCGCCGCCGGTCCGCAACGGGCGTATCTGCGGATCGGGCTGTTCGGCGACCCGGAGCTGGAGCGCGAGGTTCTCGACCGGCTGCAAGAGGCACTCAATCGGCTGGGCAAGCGGCAGCGGCTGCCGGGAGCGCGATGAGCCTTCAACCTCACTTGTCAAAAACCCGATGACCCGGTATACTCCGCCTCGTCGCGCGGGTGTAGCTCAGTGGTAGAGCGTCACGTTGCCAACGTGAAAGTCGTGAGTTCGAATCTCATCACCCGCTCTTGCAAGCCCCGGAACTCCCGGGGCTTGATGCATTCCGGGCCCAATTGCAGCCGGCGCGTCCCGTCGGCCCCCGAGATCGAGCCGCACCATGCCTGCCGATGACTGATTTGCTGCGCAACCTCGTCGGCCGCATCAGGCGACTGAATCTCGACCTCGGCCGGGACTGGGTGCTCATCATCTACGGCGCGATCATCGGCACGCTGACGGCCGCCGGCGCGGTCGGCTTCGCCAAGGCGCTGCACTGGACCGAGCATCTCTGCTACGAGCAGCAGCGATCCTGGCCGATCTGGCTGCTTCCCCTACTGCCCATGGCCGGGGCGCTCGTAACCGGGATCCTCGTTCAGACCTTTGCCAAAGACGCCGAAGGCCACGGCGTACCGCAGGTTATCGACGCCATCGCCCGGCGCGGCGGCAAGATCTCCTGGAAAGTGGGCGTCGTCAAAGTCCTTGCCTCGATTGCCACCGTCGGCTCGGGCGGCTCGGCCGGAGCGGAGGGGCCGATCGTGCAGATCGGCTCGACGTCCGGCTCGGTCTTCGGGCAGATCGCGCGAGTCACGCGTATTGATCTGAGCACTCTGGTCGGCTGCGGCGCTGCCGCCGGGATCGCTTCGATCTTCAACGCGCCTATTACAGGCGTGCTGTTCGCTCTTGAGATCCTGCTGCGCGACTTCTCGCTCAAGACGTTCACCCCGATCATGGTCGCCAGCGTGTTTTCCACTGCGGTGACGCAGGCGCTGCTGCACAACAAGGATGCGATCTTTGCCGTCGAACTGACCGGTTATGAATTTACCTTTGCCGAGATGCCCAGTTACGTGCTGCTGGGCCTGGTCTGCGTACTGGTGAGCGTCGGTATGACGCGCCTGCTCCACTTCGCGGAGGATCAGTTCGCAAAAGTGAAAATGCCGCGCGTGTTGCTGCCGGTGCTGGGCGCGGCGCTGCTGGGCATCACCGGAATCATCTGGGTGCTGCTCATGCGGGGCCCCTACAACGCCAACCAGCACGTGCCGCCGTTCTACGGCAACGGCTACCCCACCATCGTCCATCTCATCGAGCCACGAACCTACGAGCCTCAGCCACTGGCCGCGCCGGCGGCAGATATCGAGCGCGTGCAGACGGAGATCGCCGTTCGGAATGATGAGCCGGACACGGTGGACGACCGAGCCGACGACGCAGCCGCCGAGGCCGATGCGCCGCCGCTGCTCATCAGCGTTCTCGTGCTGCTGACGCTGTTCAAA
It contains:
- a CDS encoding molybdopterin-dependent oxidoreductase — translated: MGTITINGKPCAFEGAPSILQVALDNGIDIPRYCYHEGLSVVASCRICLAEVWAPNPKSGQLEAIPRLLPTCQTPCGDGQLVRTDSPKSIANQKAVMEYLLINHPLDCPICDQAGECYLQDYSYEYGRGESRFEEAKIKQPKKDVGPHIYLYSDRCIMCSRCVRFTREVTGTAELCVVGRGAAEQIDLFPGKALDNELSGNVADICPVGALLDKDFLFAQRVWLLTKTPSIDGITASGDNISIEHNDGRIYRVKPRRNLAVNKWWISDEVRYGWDFVHRDDRINEPRRAQYGDQVSTSFTAAYDEIHDRLSTVVAGGGKVAALISPMLPCEEAYLMGKWMRGLCSEPVQPILGVGPVPVSGEEKTFPPGASPSDKNAFTIRAEKAPNARGVRRVLKGFNRLDGDTAQPPEFEQWLAAIKNAEAVVLTGNYPSEWVTKDLAKALSRKFVVLIDTLPNDFTAKANVVLPGATWAEKSGTFENVNGLLQTFEQAIPPRERCRSEGQIFSDLLARRAAGANGHGLPRYNAATVREEMARELQLTEFTTDVHAPLAGSFIESDMELVDL
- a CDS encoding PhoH family protein: MLERTLKIPPGIDRTTLLGSSDRNLKMIREALGVHITAAQDGRVVLRGDEAAVNKAAAVVEHLARLAQSRQSLSREQVLEAIVSAPEAPRVDETLVGDDLPAWDGLINVYASGRPVRPKTPNQDLYLEAIRTNDLVFGVGPAGTGKTYLAVAAAVHMLKTGRVKRLVLARPAVEAGERLGFLPGDLQQKVNPYLRPLFDALGDMLDYQSLQRFIANDVVEIIPLAFMRGRTLNDAAIILDEAQNATISQMMMFLTRTGRRSKCIVTGDPSQVDLDDPSQSGLIDAVRRLHRIRGVETVALGREDIVRHRLVQQIVEAYGSEAVSRASKPERPFRAGPAESPPRRPAESEVAP
- a CDS encoding DUF1559 domain-containing protein is translated as MHRATRGRSGFTLIELLVVVSLIALLIALLLPALAQARRAAQRTGCLSNLRQIGCGIQFYTRDFNDFVPREGHYFDRAAPSWARKPASSIPWAFAFRPYVDPSSPGDYYKRMQRGGEGDRFEFLSVYKCPSHPRREHFIQYAVNGIKFDRTGGRDELATATTLDEFRRPAETIYLSEFTDDESASFAANAYGVAYTNWGDRGVASWYDFWEGVHISSPLENYDRGRRLSSNRHGSGSNALFADGHARLIDAEVLVTRDAWNDWTPRF
- a CDS encoding chloride channel protein: MTDLLRNLVGRIRRLNLDLGRDWVLIIYGAIIGTLTAAGAVGFAKALHWTEHLCYEQQRSWPIWLLPLLPMAGALVTGILVQTFAKDAEGHGVPQVIDAIARRGGKISWKVGVVKVLASIATVGSGGSAGAEGPIVQIGSTSGSVFGQIARVTRIDLSTLVGCGAAAGIASIFNAPITGVLFALEILLRDFSLKTFTPIMVASVFSTAVTQALLHNKDAIFAVELTGYEFTFAEMPSYVLLGLVCVLVSVGMTRLLHFAEDQFAKVKMPRVLLPVLGAALLGITGIIWVLLMRGPYNANQHVPPFYGNGYPTIVHLIEPRTYEPQPLAAPAADIERVQTEIAVRNDEPDTVDDRADDAAAEADAPPLLISVLVLLTLFKALGTCLTLGSGGSGGVFAPSLYIGATTGAAFGLILERLSLIPAGVTPASYALVGMAAVIAGTTFAPLTAILLLFELTREPFVMLPAMLTAIIAAIGSHLWMRDSIYTMKLRQAGVLLGGGRDLTIMRRVQARTVPPTPLPSEPIYPSDPLSKLIAMHMPRTAPDFVVVDEHGAYLGMVTGEDLRTALVDREAIPLLLVAELLRTDLPTIDPEETLDTVLDKFAQHDVASLCLLAQRNPSQPLGLITRAKVIRCYQEAIAAS
- a CDS encoding phosphoribosylformylglycinamidine synthase subunit PurQ, whose translation is MKPNTLIIRAAGTNCDRELAHAFDSAGAATQLIHLNVLMDQPELLDRFDLLGVPGGFSYGDDVAAGKIQALLMKERLYPALRRCIERGVPIFAPCNGFQALVKMGLLPGPARGQAWPTDRPPAQSVTLLDNAGGCFIDRWVNVEIEPQCPCIWTQKLDDVGGELVLPIAHGEGRFIADPDTLAALEAEHFIALRYAEGHNVNGSMNRIAGICDASGLIFGLMPHPERFTRWIQHPRWTRLDQSALSGTPLGLAMFRNAVRHAQAQRV
- a CDS encoding HDIG domain-containing protein; translation: MTRTNTTRVTRRGGRPQLPGRREEFRRTRSPADRRPPATWRDRPEILIALGIAALYVLGAASLIVWSRGQAMLSAGLIMRDTFAARVSFNVLDESRTRAQKEVAMQQAPRIYTEVEKVTGPLRQSILGLPRAVANRASLSEVNETLVRSFNLTPQALGALHQFTDETGETKPEWSSLVDQFFDRTVYRRPIIDSDRWQLEPTLTPVPIHLRLASGETRTVSVSDFVDAEGEAPEGVRESVIRIFPEPLRAPILHRLLAEQQPTFQFDEAATQLTARRNADAVPNQWNTHKRGEVLYTRGERLTNEQVQLVTAEHAAYLDNLQALPRWIGRLGIAGLVALIAGSLGAYLSIFYSTVLNRPRHLLSMSVMSVAALLLTVLAARAMPQALVLAILAPTLLLTVIVHVAFGRQMAIGVSAIHALIVCFALDLRISALILLVVGSCVIVACLRDIRDRHTLVRAGVMTGAVLGVGAILRSIWSLPMTEPAPFWQAALYDGLFAASAGVLVGVFALGVLSTIERVFDVTTGLTLVELRDPKHELLRELQQRAPGTWNHSLQVATIAETAAEAIGANSLLTYVGSLYHDIGKMSKPQYFVENQDDGLNRHEKLSPAMSLLLIVGHVKDGLEMAREWGLPKPIHHFIEAHHGTTLVEYFYQVAKERAESGKTHDDVNEVAYRYPGPRPRTKEVAIVMLADASESASRALPDFSPTRIEQLVRSMGQKRLLDHQFDECNLTLRELTLIEDSIIKSLCAIRHARIVYPSQQVERETAEREQTPPTPAATA
- a CDS encoding DUF1559 domain-containing protein, which gives rise to MPRLIARRRGFTLIELLVVISIIALLIGLLLPALSQARDAGRRATCLSNMKQIGYGMHFYAKDYDSFVPREGHYYDRRYSSWNPNLSSNIPWPFAFRPYVDKTPGDYYTRMQRGGQGDKFEFLSVYKCPSHPRKEHYIQYVNNGIKFDRSGNRDDLCPATRYEEFQRPSTTLYLSEFTDDESASFAQNNYGPAFSSYGDRGVASWYDIWRGFHINGQNENYDTGRRLSKNRHKTGSNCLFTDSHAELIKDDSMVEKDSWNDWTPRF